In Candidatus Poribacteria bacterium, one genomic interval encodes:
- the smpB gene encoding SsrA-binding protein SmpB, whose product MRQADKQTEGEKTIVVNRKARHDYHLSDRVEAGIALVGTEVKSLRQGKVTVTDSYVQIQAGEAFIHDLHINPYDHGTHGNHDPLRKRRLLLHRQEIRRLERQVNQKGFTLIPTRLYLKNGYVKVEVALARGKAQYDKRQAIEERDAKRALAAVRRRSDDM is encoded by the coding sequence ATGAGGCAAGCGGACAAGCAGACCGAAGGCGAAAAGACGATCGTCGTGAACCGCAAGGCGCGGCACGACTACCACCTGTCCGATCGGGTCGAGGCGGGGATCGCGCTCGTCGGGACCGAGGTGAAGTCCCTGCGCCAGGGCAAAGTCACCGTCACGGACAGCTACGTGCAGATCCAAGCCGGAGAGGCGTTTATCCACGACCTGCACATCAACCCGTACGACCATGGCACGCACGGGAACCACGATCCTCTGCGCAAGCGCCGGCTGCTCCTGCACCGCCAAGAGATCCGCCGTCTCGAGCGGCAGGTGAACCAGAAGGGCTTCACGTTGATCCCGACGCGCCTCTACCTGAAGAACGGTTATGTGAAGGTCGAGGTGGCTCTGGCGAGAGGCAAGGCGCAGTACGACAAGCGTCAAGCCATCGAGGAGCGCGACGCCAAGCGCGCGCTGGCAGCGGTTCGACGGCGATCAGACGACATGTGA
- a CDS encoding Gfo/Idh/MocA family oxidoreductase: MERRNGMSELRAGVIGTGRAAGFIDDEVKDHPLIRTPYCHAAAYAEVGGVQLVAAASRGRERLETFGSRYGVTALYTDYREMLSKERLDIVSVTTHAPLHAECVIAATAVGVRGIYCEKAMAASLAECDAMLDACAKSGTVLLIGHSRRYAAYYDRVEGIIRAGEIGSLSVVAAYWGGSLVHTGTHGFDLICQMVGSAPTTVTGRLHPTPDYDSTDYGKHDVGGNGVVGFANGVRALIGATGGKALGWDFDFIGSRGVLRCMGNSSRLELVTPHGRWNSPRSVDLELPPPTSTTVRAVTDLVHCLQNGGTPKSSGSDGRTALEIAHGFHHSHRRGGATVRLPLADRSLRVLNR, from the coding sequence ATGGAACGGAGGAACGGCATGTCGGAGCTGCGTGCAGGAGTCATCGGAACCGGGAGAGCCGCAGGATTCATCGACGACGAGGTGAAAGACCACCCGCTCATTCGTACGCCGTATTGCCACGCGGCTGCCTATGCCGAGGTCGGCGGCGTCCAGCTAGTCGCCGCCGCCAGTCGAGGACGCGAGCGGCTCGAAACCTTCGGTTCCCGGTACGGCGTAACGGCGCTCTACACCGATTACCGCGAGATGCTGTCAAAGGAGCGCCTCGACATCGTCAGCGTGACGACGCACGCGCCGCTGCACGCTGAGTGCGTCATCGCGGCGACGGCGGTAGGAGTCCGTGGCATCTACTGCGAGAAGGCGATGGCTGCCAGTCTCGCCGAATGCGATGCGATGCTGGACGCCTGCGCCAAGTCCGGCACGGTGCTGCTCATCGGTCATTCGCGTCGATACGCCGCTTACTACGACCGCGTCGAGGGGATCATCCGGGCGGGAGAGATCGGGTCGCTGAGTGTCGTTGCCGCGTACTGGGGCGGCTCCCTCGTGCACACGGGAACCCACGGATTCGACCTCATCTGTCAGATGGTCGGCTCCGCTCCGACGACGGTGACGGGCAGGCTTCATCCGACGCCAGACTACGATTCGACCGACTACGGCAAGCACGATGTCGGAGGCAACGGTGTCGTGGGGTTTGCCAATGGTGTCCGCGCGCTGATCGGAGCCACTGGCGGCAAGGCTTTGGGCTGGGACTTCGACTTCATCGGTAGTCGCGGCGTGTTGCGCTGCATGGGCAACAGCAGCAGGCTCGAGCTGGTCACGCCCCACGGAAGGTGGAACAGCCCTCGCAGCGTCGATCTGGAGCTCCCACCGCCGACCAGTACCACCGTACGCGCGGTGACCGACCTGGTTCACTGCCTGCAGAACGGCGGCACGCCCAAATCGAGCGGGTCCGACGGTCGGACAGCGCTTGAGATCGCTCACGGCTTCCACCACTCGCACCGCCGCGGAGGGGCGACGGTTCGTCTGCCGCTCGCAGATCGGTCGCTGCGCGTGTTGAACCGCTAG